The Penaeus chinensis breed Huanghai No. 1 chromosome 29, ASM1920278v2, whole genome shotgun sequence genome window below encodes:
- the LOC125040975 gene encoding 2-oxoglutarate dehydrogenase, mitochondrial-like isoform X4 yields MNRARVLSHLLSRAPPGTPLAAARTFLYGGTRGKASAPPPPTALAAEPFLNGSSSNYVEEMYTAWLQDPKSVHQSWDTFFRNASAGAAPGTAYTAPPSLAEPTPHHVPLSSIAPAMSTSPMVGDVQISDKVIDDHLAVQGIIRAYQIRGHSIANLDPLGINTVDPSQGRQLVVRNYMNRFSEEDMERSFKLPMSTYVGGKERQLPLKEIIQRLENAYCRSIGVEFMFINSLEQCNWIRQKFEAPGVMTMDSMEKRLLLARLTRSHGFEAFLARKFSSEKRFGLEGCEILIPAMKQVIDRSTSLGVESFVMGMPHRGRLNVLANVCRKPLEHIFTQFAGLESADEGSGDVKYHLGTYQERLNRVTNKNIRLAIVANPSHLEACDPVVQGKTRAEQFYHGDSEGKKVLSILLHGDAAFSGQGIVYETFHLSELPEYTTHGTIHIVVNNQIGFTTDPRMSRSSPYCTDVARVVNAPIFHVNADDPEAVMHVCNVAADWRSTFHKDVVIDLVCYRRNGHNEIDEPMFTQPLMYTRIRKLKPVIELYGDKLINEEVVTPEEVKEVKDKYEKILETAFSVAKQQTQVFNKHWIDSPWSGFFEGKDPLKISPTGVHEDTLKHIGKKFSSAPPNASDFVIHRGIQRILNSRMDMVESRTADWALGEAMAFGSLLKEGTHVRLSGQDVERGTFSHRHHVLHHQKVDKSQYNALANLYRDQAPYTVCNSSLSEYAVLGFELGFSMTNPNALVIWEAQFGDFNNTAQCIIDQFMSSGQSKWIRQSGLVLLLPHGMEGMGPEHSSARLERFLQMTSDDPDVLPPFSDDFAIRQLSDINWIVANCSTPASYFHILRRQIALPFRKPLIIMTPKSLLRLPEARSSFDEMIEGTEFQRMYPEAGPASNNPASVKRLIFCSGRVYYDLIQARKEAGLEEKIAIARVEQIAPFPYDLVMKECAKYADAELVWSQEEHKNMGAWSYIQPRISTALNHERHISYAGRPVSASPATGNKKTHIRESKQLLEDSLAL; encoded by the exons TCGTGGGACACCTTTTTCCGAAATGCCTCAGCTGGTGCAGCCCCAGGTACAGCCTACacagcccctccctcccttgcggAACCCACCCCGCACCATGTTCCCCTGTCCTCCATTGCCCCTGCCATGAGCACCAGCCCCATGGTTGGAGACGTTCAAATTTCGGACAAAGTTATTGACGACCACTTGGCCGTACAAGGCATCATCAGGGCATATCAG ATCCGCGGCCACAGCATTGCTAATCTAGATCCACTTGGCATCAACACAGTGGATCCCTCCCAGGGCAGGCAGCTTGTCGTCCGCAATTATATGAACCGTTTCA GCGAAGAAGATATGGAACGCTCATTTAAGTTGCCAATGTCAACTTATGTTGGAGGCAAGGAAAGACAGCTGCCACTCAAGGAGATTATCCAAagattagaaaatgcttattGCCGCTCTATTG GTGTTGAATTCATGTTTATCAATTCACTAGAGCAATGTAATTGGATTCGTCAGAAGTTTGAAGCGCCAGGTGTAATGACAATGGATTCTATGGAGAAACGTCTCCTCCTTGCAAGATTAACACGCTCACATGG GTTTGAGGCATTTTTGGCCCGTAAATTTTCATCGGAGAAGCGTTTCGGCTTGGAAGGTTGTGAGATCTTAATCCCTGCAATGAAACAG GTGATTGACCGTTCCACTTCCCTTGGAGTTGAAAGCTTTGTCATGGGAATGCCACACAGAGGCCGCCTCAATGTACTGGCCAATGTGTGTAGGAAGCCCCTTGAGCATATCTTCACACAGTTTGCAGGGCTCGAGAGTGCTGATGAG GGTTCAGGTGATGTAAAATACCACTTGGGAACTTACCAAGAGCGACTGAATCGTGTGACCAATAAAAATATCCGTCTTGCCATTGTTGCCAATCCATCCCATCTGGAAGCATGTGACCCTGTTGTCCAGGGCAAGACGAGAGCTGAGCAGTTCTACCATGGAGACTCTGAGGGCAAGAAG gtGCTGTCCATTCTTCTTCACGGAGATGCTGCCTTCTCAGGCCAGGGCATTGTATATGAAACTTTCCACTTGTCAGAGCTCCCAGAGTACACCACCCATGGCACTATTCATATTGTTGTCAACAACCAGATTGGCTTTACAACTGACCCTCGCATGTCCCGTTCTTCCCCTTACTGTACTG ATGTGGCTCGTGTCGTCAATGCGCCCATCTTCCACGTAAATGCTGATGACCCTGAGGCTGTCATGCATGTCTGCAATGTTGCAGCTGACTGGCGCAGCACTTTCCATAAG GATGTTGTCATTGACTTGGTGTGCTACAGACGTAATGGTCACAATGAAATTGACGAGCCTATGTTCACACAGCCACTCATGTACACTAGGATTCGTAAATTGAAGCCTGTGATTGAACTTTATGGAGATAAGCTCATCAATGAGGAGGTTGTAACACCAGAGGAAGTTAAG GAAGTAAAGGACAAATACGAAAAGATTCTCGAGACTGCCTTTTCTGTGGCAAAGCAGCAAACTCAGGTGTTCAACAAACATTGGATTGACTCCCCTTGGTCTGGCTTCTTTGAGGGCAAGGATCCCCTAAAGATCTCTCCCACTGGTGTTCATGAGGACACTCTGAAGCACATTGGCAAGAAGTTCTCAAGTGCTCCTCCTAATGCCAGTGACTTTGTTATCCATAGAGGCATCCAGCGTATTCTCAACA GCCGCATGGATATGGTTGAATCTCGCACAGCTGACTGGGCCTTGGGAGAAGCCATGGCTTTTGGTTCTCTGCTCAAGGAAGGAACCCATGTTCGTCTCTCAGGCCAGGATGTGGAAAGAGGAACTTTCTCCCACCGACACCACGTGCTTCACCACCAGAAG GTGGACAAGTCCCAGTACAATGCACTTGCCAACCTCTACCGTGACCAAGCCCCATACACAGTCTGCAATTCCTCATTGTCGGAATATGCCGTCCTTGGCTTTGAGCTTGGCTTCTCGATGACAAACCCCAATGCACTGGTTATCTGGGAGGCTCAGTTTGGTGACTTCAACAACACAGCACAGTGCATTATTGACCAGTTCATGTCATCAGGCCAGTCCAAATGGATCCGACAGTCTGGGTTGGTTCTCCTGCTTCCCCATGGCATGGAAGGAATG GGTCCAGAACACTCCAGTGCTCGCCTTGAGCGCTTCCTACAGATGACTTCTGATGACCCTGATGTTCTCCCACCTTTCTCGGATGACTTTGCCATCAGGCAGCTGTCTGACATCAACTGGATT GTTGCCAACTGCTCGACACCTGCCAGCTACTTCCACATTTTGCGACGACAGATTGCTCTGCCATTCCGTAAACCCCTGATCATCATGACCCCCAAGTCCCTTCTCCGACTCCCCGAAGCTCGATCCTCGTTTGATGAAATGATTGAGGGAACAGAATTCCAGAG AATGTACCCTGAAGCTGGTCCTGCCTCAAACAACCCAGCCAGTGTCAAGCGACTCATCTTCTGCTCTGGTCGTGTCTACTATGACCTTATTCAAGCTCGCAAGGAGGCTGGATTAGAGGAAAAGATTGCTATTGCACGTGTGGAACAG ATTGCACCATTCCCATATGACTTAGTCATGAAGGAATGTGCCAAGTATGCAGATGCTGAATTGGTCTGGTCACAGGAAGAACACAAGAACATGGGGGCATGGTCGTATATCCAGCCTCGCATTTCCACTGCTTTGAACCATGAACGTCACATTTC ATATGCTGGCCGTCCAGTCTCGGCCTCTCCTGCCACCGGCAACAAGAAGACCCACATTCGTGAGAGCAAGCAGCTCCTGGAGGACTCCTTGGCATTGTAG
- the LOC125040975 gene encoding 2-oxoglutarate dehydrogenase, mitochondrial-like isoform X5: protein MERSFKLPMSTYVGGKERQLPLKEIIQRLENAYCRSIGVEFMFINSLEQCNWIRQKFEAPGVMTMDSMEKRLLLARLTRSHGFEAFLARKFSSEKRFGLEGCEILIPAMKQVIDRSTSLGVESFVMGMPHRGRLNVLANVCRKPLEHIFTQFAGLESADEGSGDVKYHLGTYQERLNRVTNKNIRLAIVANPSHLEACDPVVQGKTRAEQFYHGDSEGKKVLSILLHGDAAFSGQGIVYETFHLSELPEYTTHGTIHIVVNNQIGFTTDPRMSRSSPYCTDVARVVNAPIFHVNADDPEAVMHVCNVAADWRSTFHKDVVIDLVCYRRNGHNEIDEPMFTQPLMYTRIRKLKPVIELYGDKLINEEVVTPEEVKEVKDKYEKILETAFSVAKQQTQVFNKHWIDSPWSGFFEGKDPLKISPTGVHEDTLKHIGKKFSSAPPNASDFVIHRGIQRILNSRMDMVESRTADWALGEAMAFGSLLKEGTHVRLSGQDVERGTFSHRHHVLHHQKVDKSQYNALANLYRDQAPYTVCNSSLSEYAVLGFELGFSMTNPNALVIWEAQFGDFNNTAQCIIDQFMSSGQSKWIRQSGLVLLLPHGMEGMGPEHSSARLERFLQMTSDDPDVLPPFSDDFAIRQLSDINWIVANCSTPASYFHILRRQIALPFRKPLIIMTPKSLLRLPEARSSFDEMIEGTEFQRMYPEAGPASNNPASVKRLIFCSGRVYYDLIQARKEAGLEEKIAIARVEQIAPFPYDLVMKECAKYADAELVWSQEEHKNMGAWSYIQPRISTALNHERHISRERVKVAHDSEDQSWYEYWFPWFFPSSGPPEPESPAPSQVHVASKPIRPVRYAGRPVSASPATGNKKTHIRESKQLLEDSLAL from the exons ATGGAACGCTCATTTAAGTTGCCAATGTCAACTTATGTTGGAGGCAAGGAAAGACAGCTGCCACTCAAGGAGATTATCCAAagattagaaaatgcttattGCCGCTCTATTG GTGTTGAATTCATGTTTATCAATTCACTAGAGCAATGTAATTGGATTCGTCAGAAGTTTGAAGCGCCAGGTGTAATGACAATGGATTCTATGGAGAAACGTCTCCTCCTTGCAAGATTAACACGCTCACATGG GTTTGAGGCATTTTTGGCCCGTAAATTTTCATCGGAGAAGCGTTTCGGCTTGGAAGGTTGTGAGATCTTAATCCCTGCAATGAAACAG GTGATTGACCGTTCCACTTCCCTTGGAGTTGAAAGCTTTGTCATGGGAATGCCACACAGAGGCCGCCTCAATGTACTGGCCAATGTGTGTAGGAAGCCCCTTGAGCATATCTTCACACAGTTTGCAGGGCTCGAGAGTGCTGATGAG GGTTCAGGTGATGTAAAATACCACTTGGGAACTTACCAAGAGCGACTGAATCGTGTGACCAATAAAAATATCCGTCTTGCCATTGTTGCCAATCCATCCCATCTGGAAGCATGTGACCCTGTTGTCCAGGGCAAGACGAGAGCTGAGCAGTTCTACCATGGAGACTCTGAGGGCAAGAAG gtGCTGTCCATTCTTCTTCACGGAGATGCTGCCTTCTCAGGCCAGGGCATTGTATATGAAACTTTCCACTTGTCAGAGCTCCCAGAGTACACCACCCATGGCACTATTCATATTGTTGTCAACAACCAGATTGGCTTTACAACTGACCCTCGCATGTCCCGTTCTTCCCCTTACTGTACTG ATGTGGCTCGTGTCGTCAATGCGCCCATCTTCCACGTAAATGCTGATGACCCTGAGGCTGTCATGCATGTCTGCAATGTTGCAGCTGACTGGCGCAGCACTTTCCATAAG GATGTTGTCATTGACTTGGTGTGCTACAGACGTAATGGTCACAATGAAATTGACGAGCCTATGTTCACACAGCCACTCATGTACACTAGGATTCGTAAATTGAAGCCTGTGATTGAACTTTATGGAGATAAGCTCATCAATGAGGAGGTTGTAACACCAGAGGAAGTTAAG GAAGTAAAGGACAAATACGAAAAGATTCTCGAGACTGCCTTTTCTGTGGCAAAGCAGCAAACTCAGGTGTTCAACAAACATTGGATTGACTCCCCTTGGTCTGGCTTCTTTGAGGGCAAGGATCCCCTAAAGATCTCTCCCACTGGTGTTCATGAGGACACTCTGAAGCACATTGGCAAGAAGTTCTCAAGTGCTCCTCCTAATGCCAGTGACTTTGTTATCCATAGAGGCATCCAGCGTATTCTCAACA GCCGCATGGATATGGTTGAATCTCGCACAGCTGACTGGGCCTTGGGAGAAGCCATGGCTTTTGGTTCTCTGCTCAAGGAAGGAACCCATGTTCGTCTCTCAGGCCAGGATGTGGAAAGAGGAACTTTCTCCCACCGACACCACGTGCTTCACCACCAGAAG GTGGACAAGTCCCAGTACAATGCACTTGCCAACCTCTACCGTGACCAAGCCCCATACACAGTCTGCAATTCCTCATTGTCGGAATATGCCGTCCTTGGCTTTGAGCTTGGCTTCTCGATGACAAACCCCAATGCACTGGTTATCTGGGAGGCTCAGTTTGGTGACTTCAACAACACAGCACAGTGCATTATTGACCAGTTCATGTCATCAGGCCAGTCCAAATGGATCCGACAGTCTGGGTTGGTTCTCCTGCTTCCCCATGGCATGGAAGGAATG GGTCCAGAACACTCCAGTGCTCGCCTTGAGCGCTTCCTACAGATGACTTCTGATGACCCTGATGTTCTCCCACCTTTCTCGGATGACTTTGCCATCAGGCAGCTGTCTGACATCAACTGGATT GTTGCCAACTGCTCGACACCTGCCAGCTACTTCCACATTTTGCGACGACAGATTGCTCTGCCATTCCGTAAACCCCTGATCATCATGACCCCCAAGTCCCTTCTCCGACTCCCCGAAGCTCGATCCTCGTTTGATGAAATGATTGAGGGAACAGAATTCCAGAG AATGTACCCTGAAGCTGGTCCTGCCTCAAACAACCCAGCCAGTGTCAAGCGACTCATCTTCTGCTCTGGTCGTGTCTACTATGACCTTATTCAAGCTCGCAAGGAGGCTGGATTAGAGGAAAAGATTGCTATTGCACGTGTGGAACAG ATTGCACCATTCCCATATGACTTAGTCATGAAGGAATGTGCCAAGTATGCAGATGCTGAATTGGTCTGGTCACAGGAAGAACACAAGAACATGGGGGCATGGTCGTATATCCAGCCTCGCATTTCCACTGCTTTGAACCATGAACGTCACATTTC TAGAGAGCGTGTCAAGGTTGCGCACGATTCAGAGGACCAGTCTTGGTACGAGTATTGGTTCCCTTGGTTCTTCCCATCATCGGGCCCACCTGAACCTGAGAGCCCAGCTCCAAGTCAGGTTCATGTAGCCTCCAAACCTATACGACCAGTGAG ATATGCTGGCCGTCCAGTCTCGGCCTCTCCTGCCACCGGCAACAAGAAGACCCACATTCGTGAGAGCAAGCAGCTCCTGGAGGACTCCTTGGCATTGTAG